CTGTATCACTACAGGACATTCATGCTGAAGCTGTCAAGAAGAGGCGCCGCACCACCAAGAAGCCATACTCACGGTCAATTGTTGGCGCTACACTGGAAGTTATCCAAAAGAAGAGAAGTGAGAAGCCTGAAGTCCGCGATGCAGCCAGAGAAGCGGCTCTTCGGTACATTCTCCACCTTTCTGTTTAGTTATGGCTATTTTTCTGCATACATATACTTTTAAGTTGTTTTTTGAAcatgaatattatttatgtttgtaaaACTGATATGACTGATTTTAGCTGTTGCCcacatttgttttcttgtaaTAGCTGTTGCTCCTTCATATGAGcgaattttgttttctttttaaccaCCATTGCTAAATGATTCTTTATGCATGCTTGCATTCTACAGATGAATCCATTAACTGTTGGTTCTTTCCCGTTGAATCTTTTGGACCATCCATTTTCTTTGCTCTCATTCAAACTAAGATGTCAATTCGACTTGTTTATAACAGCGAGATCAAGGAGCGCATAAAGAAAACcaaggatgagaaaaaggCAAAGAAGGCAGAGGTGGCAAAATCTCAGAAGTCACAGGCGAAGGGTGGTGCTGCCCAGAGGGGTTCTAAAGGTCCTaagatcggcggcggtggtggaaaGCGCTGAACGTTCCTTGCCCCATAGGGAGAGTTCTTCCTTTAGCTTTCTCACCGGTCCTATCGTAGAAACAGTCCCTTGGTCAAGTTATTAGCCTGCCGTATTGATTTCTCCTATTCTGTGAGATGACTTGTTTGAAATGCTTCGAGTATTTTGTTAGTCAATTTACAATGGCACTTATGTTTggctattataaaattatcaagtttTCTGGCTTGACAATTGCCAAAAGAGCTGTATGGCTTCGATTTATTTACAGGTTGTCTTGCGACGCGGCTGGCGTGATGTCACATTCCACGATCGATATCGTCATTTACTAGACAGTTGAATGCGAAGCCAAGGAGCAGCAGCCATATGTATTATGTATTTTGTCTTTCGTCTTTTCTGCGaaataataaacataaatCATGATCTCTAAAATGTGAAGACGGAAAGTCGGGAAATGTTTGAAGTCATTAGCATTGGCAGCGTCCTGATAATCTACACTGAAGACATTTGTATGCTTTAATCAGTAATAATGGCTGCTGTGGCAGTATTATGATAAAATCCTTACAAAGGGCTGGACATCAATATTCTCACGGTCACGTTTGGAATGGAATTTTTTGCTTGTGGACCTTTAGGAGTATGTGTTTGTTGGGCTAAGCTGCGTCGATAATGAGCACAGATCCTCTGCAGTACTCAGATCTCATTTGATCAACAACACAACATCCATGATGGTGGTGGGAAGCCCTGAACGTCCTTGGCCCATAGGGAGAGTTCTTCCGGGTTAGCTCTCTCACCGGTTATAGCGTAGAAAGCCCCTTGGTCAATTTAGCCTCTCTCGAAGGGCAATTTTAGTTTGCGGTTAAAATGAGCTTTGTAAAATTTGGCCATAGACATATTTTggtataattatatttgataaGGTACAACTCTGCTTTGGTACAATCAGATGGTTATGCCATTGTTTTCTGCTGTCCTTCTACCTCTCTTTGTTCTAAACAGCTAGGAACAATACCTGCATCAACCATCGACTCCCGTCCATCAATCGAGTTGCATTCAACTTGGTTAACGACTGCTATTGGAATTTTCAGGTTTAGTAATTTAGGCCGATAGATTACCCTAGgttattaattaagaattaatgatgtttaatattaatttatgcTTGTTATCGCTTATCTCAATCTTGAACTATGCAGTTTGATCCCGTCGTACTGGTTCCTATCGGCTCGTCGCACTCTGATCAGCTTTGTCCTTTGTGATGCGTCAGGGGAAGACGAAAGAAAGGTCAAGGCGCCAAGCTACTTTACGCTTTCCTTGTGCTTTTGGCGTAACCTCTATGAGGTGCAAAGGCGGGAAAATAACAAGTCGCAACTCAGTtcctccccgcctccgccggccaTGCTGCGGAGCGCCCTCGCGAGAGCAATCCCGCTCCTCTCCGCTGCCACCACCGCCCGCGGATTCACCAAGCCGAGGagccctcctctcctcttctgcGGAGGTTCGCGTATCTCCACCTCGCGGGACGGCAGCAGcagagacggcggcggtgatggcgtTGATGGCGAGGAGGATGATCCCTTCTCGTTCCCGGACCTCCAGAAGCTCCCGGCGGACGTCGCCCGCGACGTGGACGCCGTCGTAGGCGCGGTCGAGGGGTTCCACTTGGACGCCGCGCGGGCCAGGGGCCTCCTGGGGAGGtgcggcgccgcggcctccgAGCCGGTCGTGGTGGCTGCGCTGGCCCGCCTCCGCAACAGCTGCGCCGCGGCGCACGCCGCGTTCCGGTGGGCCTCGGAGCAGCCAGGGTACGCGCCCGGGCGGCGCGAGTGCCACTCCATGCTAGCCATCCTCGCGAAGCACCGTCGATTCGACGACGCACGCGCCCTGCTCGACAAAATGCGCCGCTCGTCGCTTGCGTCGCCGGCCGCTGTACTTCTTCTCATACGGCGCTACTGCGCTGCGCGTGATGTCGCGAGCGCCGTCGCGGCGTTCCGTGCGCTCCCGAGCCTTGGTTTCCGGGCTGGTGTCTCTGAGTTCCACGGTCTCCTGAGCGCACTATGCCGGTACAAGAACGTCCAGGATGCGGAGCACCTGCTGCTGTCCAGCGAAAAGGAGTTCCCTTTCGAGACCAAGAGCTTCAACATTGTGCTAAATGGCTGGTGTAACATGGTCCGCTGTGTGCGTGAGGCGAAGAGGTTTTGGAATGCCATGGAAATTAAAGGTATTGAAAAGGACGTTATATCATATGGGAGTATGATTTCGTGCTTCTCCAAAGTCGGCAGCTTGGACACTGTCATGAAGCTCTTTAATCGCATGAAAGAGGCTGGTATTACACCAGACAGGAAAGTCTACAATGCAGTCGTGTACACACTCGCCAAGGGACGGTGTGTGGATGAGGCAAAGACGCTTGTCCGGAGCATGGAGGAGAAGGGGGTTGCCCCTGACACAGCCACTTTCAACTCCCTCATTAGGCCTCTTTGCAAGGCTCGTCAGATTCAGGAGGCAAGGGAAATGCTTGATGATATGTTAGGGAGAGGACTGTCGCCTTCTGTGAGGACATTTCATGCGTTGTTTGATGTGGCTAGAAGCCCCATTGAGGTGTTTGATCTGTTGGATAAGATGAAAGCATTGCAGTGCGAGCCAGAGATGGACACTTACATTATGTTGATCAGGAAGTTCTGCCGGTGGAGGCAGCATGACAGTGTGGAGAAGCTCTGGAGCGCAATGCCTGCAAATGGGCTAACCCCTGATCGGAGTGCATACATTGTATTGATACACGGTTTATTCCTTAATGGGAGACTAGAGGAGGCCGCGAAGTATTACGGAGAGATGAAAACTAAGGGATTTTCACCTGAGAAGAAGACTGAAGAAATGATACAGGCTTGGCTTTCAGGCAGAGAACTTGCCAAGGCGTCTGCTTCAGTGAGGTCAAGGGGTGATTTAGTGTCTCTCAGACCACATCCTAGAAAGTGATCGGGCAATTGCtcttaaaaagtaatttatgaaaaaaatatgaagagggagaggaagatttattttgttctttatGAAGATGTGGTAGAAAAATCGAAgagatttttcttcttttctggGCTAAAGAAAGAGATGCTCTATGGCTGCTTAAAACAAGAGAAGCTGATTGTTGTATGTTCTCCTAGTCATTATGATCTCACTCTATAAGATTGTAATCACCAAGTGCATGATTTGCTGAAACACTTCAAAGTAGGCATGTCTAGTTTGCTGTCTTCATTCAATCATTTGTAGCTTCTAGCTTGTCCTGACTTGTTCCCAATTGTTAGTGCAAATAGTATAGAAGTTTCCATCACATTCATACTTTTGAGTCGTTTCATATGGTTTCGAACCTTGAAGCtcatgcagtttttttttttgagcaaGAGCTCATGCAATTTCTTACTTGCTTATTTTCAATGAGCATTACACAGCTATTCCATTGTAGGCAGGGTGTACTGGCATATTCTGAAACAACCATGTAGTATTTACTTCTGTAATCTACGACGGTGTtcatttttatgatatattcTCTTCTTGATGATGCAGCTCTTTATCGCACCTCTGACGGTAACTACTTTAGTGCCGTGGATATGAAGAATCTTATGTTAGCACATTGGATATGAAGCTGGGATTGGTTTGCCACTACCCTGGTACTAATCTATACATTAAATCATTACAAGGTGAGAGCTTACCTGAACTCCATATTAATCCAATCTGTCCACCTTGTGGCCTAAAATATTGTCTACTTGCTAGTTGCTTCAACCATACTGATGATAATATATGGTATGAGTCAAACACCTTATCCTTGTACACCTGAAGACCTTTGTTACATTCTGCTGGATATACTCATCCTGCCCTCAAGTGGTTTGTTCTGTCATTTGtcgatacatatattttttatcttctccCACCCTGAAATATTTCATATGCCATCCTGATGATGGCGTTATCTCGCAACCAGATGCAAGttggtttaaattttatctcaaGAGACGATGACTGATGAACTGATACATTTCTGGGAAAATGGAAGAGCCCACTTTCTGTGTGCAACTCGCAGTCATGCTTGCCATGATTCTGTTCAGTGTCTTTTTCATGTTATCTATCTAGTTGCAAAGCTAGTGTCGCTAACTCATGTGTGTCATGATGCGACTGACATAGTGCATGGCCACGTCTTACTTTAACCAATGGATGCATGGTCGCAGTCCGTTTGCCTACGCAATGGATGTTGCTAGTTCATCAATATCTGTAATCACTGTACCATCACAAGTTGGATAGAGAACCAAAACATTTGGTGTAGAAAATTGGGgaaaaaagggaggaaaattaattaatgatatttaAACCATAACTATGAGTTTGAGAATAGTGAATGATAAATTACAGTTTGGGCTTTAAGGTTATGAGAATGAAaggagatgtttttttttcagattacc
This is a stretch of genomic DNA from Oryza brachyantha chromosome 1, ObraRS2, whole genome shotgun sequence. It encodes these proteins:
- the LOC102701953 gene encoding pentatricopeptide repeat-containing protein At5g15010, mitochondrial, giving the protein MLRSALARAIPLLSAATTARGFTKPRSPPLLFCGGSRISTSRDGSSRDGGGDGVDGEEDDPFSFPDLQKLPADVARDVDAVVGAVEGFHLDAARARGLLGRCGAAASEPVVVAALARLRNSCAAAHAAFRWASEQPGYAPGRRECHSMLAILAKHRRFDDARALLDKMRRSSLASPAAVLLLIRRYCAARDVASAVAAFRALPSLGFRAGVSEFHGLLSALCRYKNVQDAEHLLLSSEKEFPFETKSFNIVLNGWCNMVRCVREAKRFWNAMEIKGIEKDVISYGSMISCFSKVGSLDTVMKLFNRMKEAGITPDRKVYNAVVYTLAKGRCVDEAKTLVRSMEEKGVAPDTATFNSLIRPLCKARQIQEAREMLDDMLGRGLSPSVRTFHALFDVARSPIEVFDLLDKMKALQCEPEMDTYIMLIRKFCRWRQHDSVEKLWSAMPANGLTPDRSAYIVLIHGLFLNGRLEEAAKYYGEMKTKGFSPEKKTEEMIQAWLSGRELAKASASVRSRGDLVSLRPHPRK
- the LOC102701672 gene encoding 60S ribosomal protein L24, which codes for MVLKTELCRFSGQKIYPGKGIRFIRADSQVFLFANSKCKRYFHNRLKPAKLTWTAMYRKQHKKDIHAEAVKKRRRTTKKPYSRSIVGATLEVIQKKRSEKPEVRDAAREAALREIKERIKKTKDEKKAKKAEVAKSQKSQAKGGAAQRGSKGPKIGGGGGKR